From a single Stomoxys calcitrans chromosome 4, idStoCalc2.1, whole genome shotgun sequence genomic region:
- the LOC106081304 gene encoding protein C19orf12 homolog, with translation MPINGRELIDAISILANENNVRVTVQQSGKGAIICAACCFVGGVLLGPAGLAIGGAAGGVTAYRMTKGNFRPLGDVIINDLSDAQKELLVQKVTDALKDVHPTDLALLLPLIMNNVSIQRAVLNTVVSFVSSELRLQIID, from the exons ATGCCCATCAATGGTAGGGAGTTGATAGATGCCATTTCAATTCTGGCAAATGAAAACAATGTTCGAGTTACCGTACAGCAGTCTGGTAAAGGTGCTATTATTTGTGCGGCCTGCTGTTTTGTTGGAGGCGTACTTTTAGGTCCAGCTGGTTTGGCAATTGGTGGAGCAGCAGGTGGTGTCACAGCTTATAGGATGACAAAAG gCAATTTTCGTCCTTTGGGTGATGTGATCATTAATGATCTGAGTGACGCACAAAAAGAACTCCTGGTACAAAAAGTTACTGATGCCCTTAAGGATGTTCATCCCACCGATTTAGCTCTGTTATTACCTTTGATTATGAACAATGTTTCCATACAACGAGCTGTGCTTAATACGGTTGTAAGCTTTGTCTCAAGCGAATTGCGTTTGCAGATAATTGACTGA